A region of Maridesulfovibrio sp. DNA encodes the following proteins:
- a CDS encoding glycosyltransferase, with protein MLGKSVPVFCYHAVCEEDGHSPAAFASHLDMMQEMGFKTISAGHLYEICMGRKPIDDKYVVLTFDDCHISNWVNVVPMLEERGMTGVFFAVSDFIGSGEVRSRADVKEILPMRESFKRALSEDDNSQFMNEAELRSLVHDKGMEVYAHTCRHQGCFKNLRFKGNFAESSHWSTWGVYRKFNSELPTYDYGSAFAYNGFWPQFRKGKVSFKRRSDDERRKFIRDDFKRSLDKIKKINGSRRQFFCWPWGDFDALSMQEASAAGFSGTFTLERSANMLGTDPMRINRIGVGTSKDAGWIKKRLLMYSYEAPAMVCFKFFTKRNDIGKVLYITDTDKLSGGSRQLANSAKAMLQAGLGVVAVLKPGALLIPVLEEMGVEVIQLDDFKNMLAAAGFLATVIEEQQVDVVHTYHNRAVKIGCLAKGLSLLGGRRFKLFFNRGVIYKPNPLAPLFSLIGNGYICNSAKSRHVLLKHGVLPKRAQVVYNSFVGGGRKPKRSAETTIIYVGNGGHAKGADVYLKSVERLLAQDECNGVRFIAVGLKDISLYKDVVSGATLERVESPGFIPHDEVTALLAGSHIYVMSSRQESMPNTLLEAFDAGLAAICTNAGGTGELIRDGINGFLCDVEDSDALAAAMKRLVDDAELRSEMGRLNRRIVRTFMSSAAKTDSLLAVYSSLPGDEPQIELPDIDALINK; from the coding sequence ATGCTCGGTAAGAGTGTTCCTGTTTTTTGCTACCATGCCGTCTGTGAAGAGGACGGTCATTCCCCTGCCGCCTTTGCTTCCCATCTTGATATGATGCAGGAGATGGGCTTCAAGACCATCAGTGCCGGCCATTTGTATGAAATCTGCATGGGCCGCAAACCCATTGATGATAAATACGTGGTGCTTACTTTTGATGACTGCCACATCAGCAACTGGGTCAATGTTGTTCCCATGCTTGAAGAACGGGGCATGACCGGGGTCTTTTTTGCGGTCAGTGATTTTATCGGTTCTGGCGAAGTCAGGAGCAGGGCGGATGTGAAGGAAATTCTGCCCATGCGCGAGTCTTTCAAAAGAGCGCTTTCCGAAGATGACAATTCCCAGTTCATGAATGAGGCGGAGCTGAGATCGCTTGTCCACGATAAAGGCATGGAAGTCTACGCCCACACCTGCCGCCATCAGGGTTGCTTCAAGAATTTGCGTTTTAAAGGCAATTTCGCAGAAAGTTCCCATTGGTCTACATGGGGAGTGTACCGCAAATTTAATTCTGAACTTCCCACTTATGATTACGGCAGCGCCTTTGCCTATAATGGGTTCTGGCCCCAGTTTCGCAAAGGCAAGGTTTCTTTCAAGCGTCGTTCTGATGATGAGAGGCGCAAATTTATCCGTGATGATTTCAAGCGTTCTCTTGATAAGATAAAAAAAATCAATGGCTCGCGTCGTCAGTTTTTCTGCTGGCCGTGGGGAGACTTTGACGCCCTCTCCATGCAGGAGGCCTCTGCTGCCGGGTTCTCCGGAACTTTTACTCTTGAACGTTCGGCAAATATGCTCGGTACAGATCCCATGCGTATCAACCGCATCGGAGTGGGTACCAGCAAGGATGCAGGGTGGATTAAAAAGCGTTTGCTCATGTATTCCTATGAAGCACCGGCTATGGTCTGCTTCAAATTTTTCACCAAGCGTAACGACATCGGCAAAGTTCTTTATATAACCGATACGGATAAGCTCTCCGGAGGCAGCAGGCAGTTGGCCAATAGCGCCAAAGCCATGCTTCAGGCCGGGCTTGGTGTCGTTGCAGTGCTTAAACCCGGTGCCTTGCTCATTCCTGTGCTGGAGGAGATGGGCGTGGAAGTCATTCAGTTGGATGATTTCAAGAACATGCTCGCCGCTGCCGGATTTCTTGCTACTGTTATTGAAGAACAGCAGGTGGATGTGGTCCATACCTACCACAACCGGGCAGTCAAGATAGGTTGTCTTGCCAAGGGACTATCCTTGCTTGGCGGACGCAGGTTCAAGCTTTTCTTCAATAGGGGGGTTATCTATAAACCCAACCCGCTGGCCCCTCTTTTTTCGCTCATCGGTAACGGCTATATCTGCAACTCCGCCAAGAGCCGCCATGTGCTGCTCAAGCACGGGGTTCTGCCCAAGAGGGCGCAGGTGGTCTACAATTCTTTTGTGGGGGGCGGACGTAAACCTAAGCGTTCTGCCGAAACCACCATTATTTATGTGGGTAACGGGGGGCATGCCAAGGGAGCGGATGTATATCTTAAGTCCGTTGAACGGCTGCTTGCTCAGGATGAATGCAACGGCGTGCGCTTTATTGCCGTGGGTTTGAAGGATATTTCCCTTTACAAGGATGTCGTTTCCGGAGCAACTCTGGAGCGTGTCGAGTCTCCGGGATTCATTCCTCATGATGAAGTTACCGCGTTGCTGGCCGGTTCACATATATATGTCATGAGTTCCCGTCAGGAATCCATGCCCAACACATTGCTGGAAGCTTTTGATGCCGGACTGGCTGCTATCTGTACCAATGCGGGCGGAACCGGCGAACTTATCCGTGACGGGATCAACGGTTTTCTCTGCGATGTGGAAGACAGTGACGCATTGGCTGCAGCCATGAAAAGACTTGTCGATGACGCGGAGCTGCGTAGTGAAATGGGCCGCTTGAACCGCAGGATAGTACGTACTTTCATGTCCTCGGCAGCCAAGACCGATTCGCTGCTGGCTGTCTATTCCTCTCTGCCCGGTGATGAACCGCAGATTGAGTTGCCGGATATTGATGCTTTGATCAATAAATAG
- a CDS encoding glycosyltransferase, with product MGNFYSDTYWSDMHAPVRRKLLMGSVGAKHLFDTGVLALESDPQLGVELLLAAYVFDPLDGNVATQLSRIEGLLPLFPRSVAACISSLLACWQRPDNLTYFQRIASKHDYVKVKKYILSCLEKEPENLFWIHLGMIHARAAADFEFGLELPVGELPNEIQPAIDLAKSFFNFMAGNDAVAFPLLMSASDVFGLNNLAHIIASVALKLGERETAMSVLSGAVDAQPWRVSEALRLYDLACSLDKKTVPLPGSLAVLLYSFNKAEELDATLASLHRSELNGASIFMLDNGSSDGTSEVISKWQSEFGVQMKRIDLPVNVGAAAARNWLMKEPQVQECAFAVYLDDDVEVAQDWILRLGAAVDAYPDAGVWGCKILDYSVPAVMQAVDMHIIQPEGEEGEGPEVDLARITPNPFRCSNLHLYLLDSGYFDFMRPCGSVTGCCHLFRTQKLLDNGGFSLFLSPSQYDDLEHDLRSCLKGDFPVYQGHLGILHRKRSGFASHTDVAQEGNAQGNRYKMQAMHPRSEILRIMADEERLLQSDLEKKMQYLVRKGILAG from the coding sequence ATGGGCAATTTTTATTCCGACACATACTGGTCCGACATGCATGCTCCGGTGCGGCGCAAGCTTCTGATGGGTTCGGTAGGGGCAAAGCATCTTTTCGATACCGGGGTGTTGGCCCTTGAATCTGATCCGCAGCTTGGCGTCGAGTTATTGCTGGCGGCTTATGTTTTCGATCCGCTTGATGGGAATGTCGCTACGCAGTTGTCCCGGATTGAGGGGTTGCTGCCTTTGTTCCCACGGTCAGTAGCCGCATGCATATCCTCATTGCTTGCTTGCTGGCAGCGTCCTGATAATTTGACATATTTTCAGCGGATTGCTTCAAAGCATGATTACGTGAAGGTCAAAAAGTATATTTTGTCCTGCCTTGAAAAGGAACCGGAAAACCTCTTCTGGATACATCTGGGAATGATCCATGCCCGGGCGGCTGCTGATTTTGAATTCGGACTTGAGTTGCCGGTCGGAGAGTTGCCGAATGAGATTCAACCGGCGATTGATCTTGCCAAGTCGTTTTTTAATTTTATGGCCGGGAATGATGCCGTCGCCTTTCCGTTGCTTATGTCCGCTTCGGATGTTTTTGGGCTTAATAATCTGGCCCATATTATCGCCTCCGTTGCTTTGAAGCTGGGGGAGCGGGAAACAGCAATGTCCGTCCTGTCCGGGGCCGTGGATGCACAGCCGTGGCGGGTTTCCGAGGCCTTGCGTTTATATGATCTGGCCTGCTCTTTGGATAAGAAAACCGTTCCCCTGCCCGGAAGTCTGGCTGTTCTGCTCTATTCTTTCAACAAGGCGGAAGAGTTGGATGCCACTCTTGCCTCCCTGCATCGCTCCGAATTGAACGGGGCCAGCATTTTCATGCTTGATAACGGTTCCTCTGACGGGACTTCCGAGGTAATTTCCAAATGGCAGAGTGAATTCGGCGTTCAGATGAAGCGTATTGATCTGCCGGTGAATGTCGGTGCTGCTGCCGCTCGCAACTGGCTTATGAAGGAACCGCAGGTGCAGGAATGCGCTTTTGCGGTTTATCTGGACGATGATGTGGAGGTCGCTCAGGATTGGATTTTACGGCTGGGTGCGGCTGTGGACGCTTACCCTGATGCCGGGGTCTGGGGATGCAAGATTCTGGATTATTCTGTGCCTGCTGTCATGCAGGCAGTGGATATGCACATCATTCAGCCTGAGGGCGAGGAGGGGGAAGGCCCAGAGGTGGATTTGGCCAGAATTACCCCCAACCCTTTCCGGTGTTCGAATCTGCATCTCTACCTACTAGACAGTGGATATTTTGATTTTATGAGACCTTGCGGATCGGTCACCGGGTGCTGTCATCTGTTCAGGACACAGAAGCTGCTTGACAACGGTGGCTTTTCCCTGTTCCTTTCTCCCTCGCAGTATGACGATCTGGAACATGACCTGCGCAGCTGCCTAAAGGGCGATTTTCCTGTTTATCAAGGGCATCTCGGCATCCTGCACCGCAAGCGGTCCGGTTTTGCCAGCCACACCGATGTTGCGCAGGAAGGTAATGCTCAGGGCAACCGCTATAAGATGCAGGCCATGCATCCTCGTAGTGAAATACTGCGGATAATGGCTGATGAAGAAAGGCTTCTTCAGTCCGACCTTGAGAAAAAGATGCAGTATCTGGTGCGGAAAGGGATTCTGGCCGGATAG
- a CDS encoding YkgJ family cysteine cluster protein, whose product MSDHDQTQEFLNNLPELEQGKTFGFACHPEVRCFNACCGDLNLMLTPYDVLRLRKGLGHDSKKFIHNHADITRTPGTGFPMCKLRMLDNAKRSCPFVRTEGCSIYENRPGACRTYPLGRASRMDENGETIEQFFIVQEPHCRGFEEDKEWTSDEWLKDQGLEPYNEVNDRYMRIMNRARQAGVVLDERKLNMAFLALYQVDNFINFIKDMNVFSRLEISEERQQAILNDEEECLRFALDWVELIVLGSSENLAPKK is encoded by the coding sequence ATGTCCGACCACGATCAAACTCAGGAATTCTTGAACAACCTGCCCGAACTGGAACAAGGCAAGACCTTCGGCTTTGCCTGCCACCCCGAAGTGCGTTGCTTTAACGCCTGCTGCGGTGACCTTAATCTGATGCTCACCCCTTATGATGTACTCCGTCTGCGTAAAGGGCTGGGGCACGACAGTAAGAAATTTATCCACAACCATGCGGACATTACCCGTACACCGGGAACCGGATTCCCCATGTGTAAGCTGCGTATGCTTGATAATGCCAAGCGCAGCTGTCCTTTTGTGCGTACCGAAGGCTGTTCCATTTATGAGAATCGTCCCGGGGCCTGCCGTACCTACCCTCTTGGCCGTGCTTCGCGCATGGACGAGAACGGTGAAACCATCGAACAGTTTTTTATCGTGCAGGAACCGCACTGCCGTGGGTTTGAGGAAGACAAAGAGTGGACCAGCGACGAATGGTTGAAGGATCAGGGACTTGAGCCGTACAACGAAGTCAATGACCGTTATATGCGTATCATGAACCGTGCCCGTCAGGCCGGGGTGGTCCTTGATGAACGCAAACTGAATATGGCTTTTCTCGCACTGTATCAGGTTGATAACTTCATCAATTTCATCAAAGATATGAACGTATTCTCCCGTCTGGAGATTTCCGAGGAACGCCAGCAGGCTATCCTTAATGACGAGGAAGAATGTCTCCGCTTTGCTCTTGACTGGGTGGAGCTGATAGTGCTTGGTTCCTCCGAGAATCTGGCTCCTAAGAAATAG
- a CDS encoding type II CAAX endopeptidase family protein, which produces MINNKTAIFILAALPFYLNDFNNIFIKHELLWLAIDYGAKILPLAFLFYLLKKEILSRADLGLVALPFKQLILWTIGITALGLCLDEPGFALWSKLLPAMRLGSIPIGTDSPLYTLDMTIGLALVAISEEIIFRGLAFTALRKRKQSIPKIFLISAIIFGLIHWSQGPTAIIATAITGSGLMVCMYCTGSIYPTIIAHYVINYLSFSGLACKFWGL; this is translated from the coding sequence GTGATCAACAACAAAACCGCAATATTTATTCTCGCTGCCCTGCCATTTTATCTCAATGACTTTAATAATATTTTCATTAAACATGAACTGCTCTGGCTGGCAATCGACTACGGGGCAAAAATTCTTCCTCTGGCATTCCTTTTCTATCTATTGAAAAAAGAAATACTCAGCCGGGCGGACCTCGGCCTTGTCGCGCTGCCATTCAAGCAACTCATTCTCTGGACCATCGGCATTACCGCACTGGGCTTATGCCTTGATGAACCGGGATTCGCACTATGGTCAAAGCTGCTGCCAGCCATGCGGCTGGGTTCCATCCCCATCGGAACCGATTCCCCTCTCTACACGCTGGACATGACCATCGGGCTTGCGCTTGTCGCCATATCAGAAGAAATAATCTTCCGCGGCCTTGCCTTCACAGCCCTAAGAAAACGCAAACAGTCCATTCCCAAAATATTCCTCATCTCAGCCATAATCTTCGGCCTGATCCACTGGTCACAGGGACCAACTGCCATTATAGCCACAGCCATAACAGGCTCAGGGCTCATGGTCTGCATGTACTGCACAGGATCGATCTACCCGACAATTATCGCGCATTACGTAATTAACTATCTGTCGTTCTCAGGGCTGGCCTGTAAATTTTGGGGGCTGTAA
- the rfaE2 gene encoding D-glycero-beta-D-manno-heptose 1-phosphate adenylyltransferase: protein MSEQLNLELSSPKIVDADEFAKLRAALPADRKLVFTNGCFDILHAGHVDLLSRAREQGDLLVLGLNSDKSVRSIKGEKRPVTGQQQRAFVLAGLACIDYVIFFDEDTPYNLISKVQPDVLVKGGDWSVENIVGRDVVEERGGKVLSLPLLPGYSTTGVIRYIRENDIE, encoded by the coding sequence TTGTCCGAACAACTAAATCTTGAACTTTCCAGCCCCAAAATAGTCGATGCTGACGAATTTGCAAAGCTCAGGGCTGCATTGCCTGCTGACCGCAAACTTGTGTTCACCAACGGCTGTTTTGATATCCTGCATGCCGGGCATGTGGACCTGCTTTCCCGCGCCCGTGAACAGGGAGACTTGCTTGTGCTGGGTTTGAACAGTGATAAATCCGTGCGCTCCATCAAAGGCGAGAAGCGGCCGGTCACCGGGCAGCAGCAGAGAGCGTTCGTGCTTGCCGGGTTGGCTTGTATTGATTACGTTATTTTTTTTGATGAAGATACCCCTTACAATCTGATCAGCAAGGTGCAACCGGATGTGCTGGTCAAAGGCGGAGATTGGAGTGTTGAAAATATTGTGGGTCGCGATGTAGTGGAGGAGCGCGGTGGAAAGGTGCTTTCCCTGCCGCTTTTACCCGGATATTCTACCACAGGGGTGATTCGCTACATCCGTGAGAATGATATTGAGTAG